A genomic segment from Gemmatimonadetes bacterium SCN 70-22 encodes:
- a CDS encoding glycine C-acetyltransferase has product MNASFTADLQARLDKLKADKVYKTLNYLDSPQSAWVEMEGRGRILILSSNNYLGLCDEPSVVQAGIDGLRKYGAGTGSVRFICGTFTVHRELEQALARFVGTEASMSYVSAWNANEGLTATVVEEGDFVISDELNHASIIDSIRLAKAITKCTTAVYKHSNMDDLVAKLEANKGAKRKLIWTDGVFSMEGSIARLPDILEVARKYDAVVLMDDSHATGVLGKHGRGTAEHWGVLGEVDVITSTLGKAVGGAAGGFVAGSAALCDMLTQRSRPQLFSNALPPTVAASALQAVRVMEAQPERVQKLRDNARYFREQIIEAGFKPLPGETPIVPIIIGETAAAIQVSEMMLAEGVFVTGFGFPVVPHGTARVRCQISASHSRDDIDFAVRAFRKVGGKLGLV; this is encoded by the coding sequence CTGAACGCATCATTCACCGCCGATCTTCAGGCGCGACTCGACAAGCTCAAGGCCGACAAGGTCTACAAGACGCTCAACTACCTGGACTCGCCGCAGTCGGCGTGGGTGGAAATGGAGGGGCGCGGGCGGATCCTCATCCTCTCGTCCAACAACTACCTCGGGCTGTGCGACGAGCCGAGCGTGGTGCAGGCGGGGATCGACGGACTGCGGAAATACGGGGCGGGGACCGGGAGCGTCCGGTTCATCTGCGGCACGTTCACCGTGCACCGCGAGCTGGAGCAGGCGCTGGCCCGCTTCGTCGGGACGGAGGCGTCGATGAGCTACGTCTCGGCATGGAACGCCAACGAGGGGCTCACCGCGACGGTCGTGGAGGAGGGCGACTTCGTCATCTCCGACGAGCTGAATCACGCGTCGATCATCGACTCGATCCGCCTGGCCAAGGCGATCACGAAGTGCACGACCGCCGTGTACAAGCACTCGAACATGGACGACCTGGTCGCCAAGCTCGAGGCCAACAAGGGGGCCAAGCGCAAGCTGATCTGGACCGACGGCGTCTTCTCCATGGAGGGGAGCATCGCCAGGCTCCCGGACATCCTGGAGGTCGCGCGGAAGTACGACGCGGTGGTCCTCATGGATGACAGCCACGCGACCGGCGTCCTGGGGAAGCACGGGCGCGGCACGGCCGAGCACTGGGGGGTCCTGGGCGAGGTGGACGTGATCACGTCGACGTTAGGCAAGGCGGTGGGCGGGGCGGCCGGCGGCTTCGTGGCCGGCTCGGCGGCGCTGTGCGACATGCTCACGCAGCGTTCGCGCCCGCAGCTCTTCTCCAATGCCCTGCCCCCCACCGTTGCCGCGAGCGCGCTGCAGGCGGTGCGGGTGATGGAGGCGCAGCCCGAGCGCGTCCAGAAGCTGCGCGACAACGCGCGCTACTTCCGCGAGCAGATCATCGAGGCGGGGTTCAAGCCGCTGCCCGGGGAGACGCCGATCGTCCCGATCATCATCGGCGAGACGGCGGCGGCGATCCAGGTGAGCGAGATGATGCTCGCGGAAGGCGTGTTCGTGACCGGTTTCGGCTTCCCGGTGGTGCCGCACGGGACGGCGCGGGTGCGCTGCCAGATCTCGGCGTCGCACTCGAGGGATGACATCGACTTCGCGGTGCGGGCGTTCAGGAAGGTGGGGGGGAAGCTGGGACTGGTTTGA